A genomic stretch from Croceibacterium aestuarii includes:
- a CDS encoding CmcJ/NvfI family oxidoreductase: MATAAIPHDDVEDGAREVRTTIRFVDEGDFLTRRYVSAGKEMNTGTYSDHEVTVRDGMPIRDHFELDVHGFRIAIQPSAVTDFHDKEMVERLYEAEVERHVKELTGADKVVPRGWMIRTSADLSQQSAKKVEGYQHRGGIQPPAGEAHVDLNTATARMMAENTYRDRFPDGPGFKRFLITSYWRTFSPPPQDVPLALCDGRTSFGGEEKSNTLFIVDDFPSEEEAVRPIEGEDKMIAASIFSYNPAMRWWYFSNMSADDALLFKFHDSDHSLTWRCPHTAFIDPTFANANVRESIECRSVAFWE, translated from the coding sequence ATGGCCACCGCCGCAATCCCGCATGACGACGTCGAGGACGGTGCGCGCGAGGTGCGCACGACGATCCGCTTCGTCGACGAGGGGGATTTCCTGACCCGGCGCTATGTGAGTGCGGGCAAGGAGATGAACACCGGAACCTATTCCGACCACGAAGTGACGGTGCGCGACGGCATGCCGATCCGCGACCACTTCGAACTCGACGTGCACGGCTTCCGCATCGCCATTCAGCCAAGCGCGGTGACCGATTTTCACGACAAAGAAATGGTCGAGCGGCTCTACGAGGCCGAGGTGGAGCGGCATGTGAAAGAGCTGACCGGAGCCGACAAGGTGGTGCCGCGGGGGTGGATGATCCGCACCTCGGCCGATCTTTCGCAGCAGTCGGCGAAGAAGGTCGAAGGCTACCAGCATCGCGGGGGCATCCAGCCCCCGGCGGGGGAGGCGCATGTCGATCTCAATACGGCCACGGCGCGGATGATGGCCGAGAACACCTATCGCGACCGGTTTCCCGACGGGCCCGGCTTCAAGCGCTTCCTCATCACCAGCTACTGGCGCACCTTCTCGCCTCCGCCGCAGGACGTGCCGCTGGCACTGTGCGACGGACGCACCAGCTTCGGCGGCGAGGAGAAGTCCAACACCCTGTTCATCGTCGACGACTTCCCGAGCGAAGAAGAAGCCGTGCGGCCGATCGAGGGCGAGGACAAGATGATCGCGGCCTCGATCTTCAGCTACAATCCGGCGATGCGCTGGTGGTACTTCTCCAACATGAGCGCCGACGACGCGCTGTTGTTCAAGTTCCACGACAGCGATCATTCGCTGACCTGGCGCTGCCCCCACACGGCCTTCATCGACCCGACCTTTGCGAACGCCAACGTGCGCGAGAGCATCGAGTGCCGCAGCGTGGCGTTCTGGGAATAG
- a CDS encoding O-methyltransferase — protein MTFDDPAVQTVFADYAARLEADHEKAREIGAEMFARRDEFLLPVGEEAAWLLHALIVARRPRRICELGTSYGYSTLFLAEAARQVGAQVVTMELADYKQAHARAQLERAGLAQYVDFRCGDALDLLARDDGPWDFALLDIWKDLYVPCFEALYPKLSEEAVVCTDNMIAPEGARPNARALRDAINAKGDLQTTLLPVGQGIELTVKWSAGNASL, from the coding sequence ATGACATTCGACGATCCGGCGGTGCAAACCGTCTTTGCCGACTACGCCGCGCGCCTCGAAGCCGATCACGAGAAGGCCCGCGAGATCGGCGCGGAAATGTTCGCCCGCCGCGACGAGTTCCTGCTGCCGGTCGGCGAGGAGGCGGCATGGCTGCTCCACGCCCTGATCGTCGCCCGCAGGCCCAGGCGGATCTGCGAACTCGGCACGTCGTACGGCTATTCGACCCTGTTCCTCGCCGAGGCTGCGCGCCAGGTCGGCGCGCAAGTCGTGACGATGGAACTCGCCGATTACAAACAGGCCCACGCCCGCGCGCAGCTCGAACGCGCGGGCCTCGCGCAATACGTCGACTTCCGCTGCGGCGATGCGCTCGACCTGCTGGCGCGGGACGACGGCCCGTGGGACTTCGCCCTGCTCGACATCTGGAAGGATCTCTACGTGCCCTGTTTCGAGGCGCTCTACCCCAAACTGTCCGAAGAGGCGGTGGTCTGCACCGACAACATGATCGCGCCCGAGGGCGCCCGCCCCAACGCGCGCGCCCTGCGCGATGCGATCAATGCCAAAGGCGATCTTCAGACGACATTGCTACCGGTCGGCCAGGGCATCGAGCTCACGGTGAAATGGAGCGCCGGTAACGCCAGCCTGTAG
- a CDS encoding sensor domain-containing protein has product MKQKRGLRAEAERLRHEGHLEGLAAENARMSQELERLQEALENVRHALCVFDHEGRIAYCNRRYPEVVGLPAEKIRPGLAVRELIGMAMEAGYYDPSRTVEEIEEEFWRNLADDGPDRGRIRRNGRTYVVHPGRTASGNLVATFEDVTAQEAAEAATRQSEARLSAILEALPDCVKIFDAQGILTYINPKGLELIEASDLEALKASDHLPISPDYLAEAIDVHTRVMAGETVIWTYEILGMKGTRYLCEARAVPFHLPDGSRAHLSITRDMTERHEADVALRRNEERLRLIQDGAGLADFENDCGEITHCSDLFFEQVGLPVGDGTISIWQWLDLVHPEDRDRLKREMEEARDNADAFENTYRIIRPDNGEVRWIACRTKLLRDENGTAIRTIGSHRDITEQERSHEALRLSEERLQLVKEVSGLADFEAGLEGVVHISQALIDQLGLPPGTERLSYPELNQYVHPDDREELTSAFVSSLDKSDTFEREFRIHHGVTGEMRWIHSRTMQERNAEGRTLRTICVHLDITDRKLAEEALRESEERFRLAAEAAGLGVWDYDAARDQREWSDRLREIFGIAPDAPSLRETAMECIFPADRDRFADRLESLMSGRQERFEDTFRITRADDGRERWVTFNGWRARKGDSSSSRIIATVRDATDEKTAEARIRWSALHDPLTRLGNRALFQEELDNAIRAARANDMQAGVLLLDLDHFKQINDSLGHDVGDALLKMIAERLRESLRKSDTVARLGGDEFAIVVPHLADAQDLVALSQTVQERMRAPFVHGGRMLDCRVSAGAAIYPAHGQSAHEVLKNADLALYAAKSGGRSRLTIYEPAMRQDLQRQLNMVSLARDAVAEDRIIPYYQPKLDLVTGAVRGFEALLRWRTPAGRIGQPAMLAAAFEDLEVAAAISDRMIERAITDMRGWLDRGIDFHHVAVNASAAEFRRDNFAERILESLRRHAIPTRCFQIEVTETVFLGRGAEYVHRALALLNTQGVRIALDDFGTGYASLRHLKQFPVDIIKIDQSFVRDMEIDPGDEAIVRAVINLGRSLGIHVVAEGIESPSQAERLLSLGCDYGQGFLFSKAVPAKRVPALVSHWQSAGSQSWSASARKALRLVAGGR; this is encoded by the coding sequence GTGAAGCAAAAGAGGGGTTTGCGAGCGGAGGCCGAACGATTGCGTCACGAAGGGCATCTGGAGGGCCTGGCTGCCGAGAACGCGCGGATGAGCCAGGAACTCGAGCGCCTGCAGGAGGCGCTCGAGAACGTGCGCCATGCGCTGTGCGTGTTCGACCACGAGGGGCGCATCGCTTATTGCAATCGGCGCTATCCGGAGGTCGTCGGTCTGCCGGCCGAAAAGATCAGGCCGGGCCTTGCGGTTCGCGAGCTGATCGGCATGGCCATGGAGGCCGGCTACTACGATCCAAGCCGCACGGTCGAGGAAATCGAGGAGGAATTCTGGCGCAATCTGGCCGATGATGGCCCCGACCGGGGGAGAATCCGCCGCAACGGCCGCACTTATGTGGTGCATCCGGGCCGTACCGCGAGTGGCAATCTCGTTGCGACATTCGAGGACGTCACCGCCCAGGAGGCGGCCGAGGCGGCGACCCGGCAAAGCGAAGCGCGGCTGAGCGCGATACTCGAAGCGTTACCCGATTGCGTAAAGATCTTCGACGCGCAGGGAATCCTTACCTACATCAATCCCAAGGGCCTCGAGCTCATCGAGGCCAGCGACCTCGAAGCCCTGAAGGCTTCGGACCACCTGCCCATCTCGCCCGACTATCTTGCGGAGGCGATTGACGTACATACCCGCGTAATGGCCGGCGAGACGGTTATCTGGACTTACGAGATACTGGGCATGAAGGGCACGCGCTATCTTTGCGAGGCGCGAGCGGTGCCCTTCCACTTGCCCGACGGATCGCGCGCGCACCTCTCCATCACTCGCGACATGACCGAGCGGCACGAGGCGGATGTGGCGTTGCGTCGCAACGAGGAACGCTTGCGGCTGATCCAGGACGGCGCCGGCCTCGCCGATTTCGAGAACGATTGCGGCGAAATCACCCACTGCTCCGATCTGTTCTTCGAACAGGTCGGGCTGCCGGTGGGCGACGGCACTATCTCCATCTGGCAATGGCTCGATCTGGTCCATCCCGAAGATCGCGACAGGCTGAAGCGCGAAATGGAAGAAGCGCGCGACAATGCCGATGCCTTCGAAAACACCTACCGCATCATCCGCCCCGACAATGGAGAGGTGCGTTGGATCGCGTGCCGCACCAAGCTCCTTCGTGACGAGAACGGCACGGCTATCCGGACAATCGGTTCGCACCGCGATATTACCGAGCAGGAACGCAGCCACGAAGCGCTGCGCCTGAGCGAAGAGCGCCTGCAGCTCGTCAAGGAAGTCTCCGGCCTGGCCGACTTCGAAGCCGGCCTGGAAGGGGTCGTCCATATCTCGCAGGCATTGATCGATCAGCTCGGCCTGCCGCCCGGTACCGAACGCCTGTCGTACCCGGAACTGAACCAATATGTTCACCCCGACGACCGCGAGGAACTCACGTCGGCCTTCGTTTCGAGTCTGGACAAGAGCGATACTTTCGAACGCGAATTCCGCATCCACCACGGCGTCACCGGCGAGATGCGCTGGATCCACAGCCGTACGATGCAGGAAAGAAACGCCGAGGGCCGGACCCTGCGTACGATCTGCGTCCACCTCGACATCACCGACCGCAAGCTGGCCGAAGAGGCCCTGCGCGAAAGTGAAGAGCGTTTCCGCCTCGCCGCGGAGGCCGCCGGCCTGGGCGTATGGGATTACGATGCCGCGCGCGACCAGCGCGAATGGTCGGACCGGCTGCGTGAAATCTTCGGCATTGCGCCAGATGCGCCGTCGCTCCGGGAAACGGCGATGGAGTGCATTTTCCCCGCCGACCGCGACCGGTTTGCGGACCGCCTCGAGAGCCTGATGTCCGGCCGCCAGGAGCGGTTCGAAGACACCTTTCGGATCACGCGCGCCGACGACGGGCGCGAGCGCTGGGTAACCTTCAACGGCTGGCGCGCGCGCAAGGGCGACAGCTCCTCCTCGCGCATCATCGCCACCGTGCGCGATGCAACCGACGAGAAGACCGCCGAGGCACGGATCCGCTGGAGCGCGCTGCACGATCCGCTGACACGTCTCGGCAACAGAGCCCTATTCCAGGAGGAACTCGACAACGCGATACGCGCAGCGCGCGCGAACGACATGCAGGCCGGCGTGCTGCTGCTCGATCTCGATCACTTCAAGCAGATCAACGATTCGCTCGGCCATGACGTGGGCGATGCCTTGCTCAAGATGATCGCCGAGCGGCTGCGCGAAAGCCTGCGCAAGAGCGACACCGTCGCGCGGCTCGGCGGCGACGAATTCGCCATCGTGGTCCCGCATCTCGCCGACGCGCAGGACCTCGTGGCCCTCTCGCAGACCGTCCAGGAAAGAATGCGCGCCCCCTTCGTGCACGGCGGCCGAATGCTCGATTGCCGGGTCAGCGCGGGCGCGGCGATATATCCCGCGCACGGACAGTCGGCCCACGAAGTGCTCAAGAATGCCGATCTGGCGCTCTACGCCGCCAAAAGCGGCGGGCGTTCGCGGCTGACGATCTACGAACCGGCCATGCGGCAGGATCTGCAGCGCCAGCTCAACATGGTCAGCCTCGCGCGCGACGCGGTCGCCGAGGATCGCATCATCCCCTACTATCAGCCCAAGCTCGACCTGGTCACCGGCGCGGTGCGCGGGTTCGAGGCGCTGTTGCGCTGGCGGACGCCGGCCGGGCGCATCGGACAGCCGGCCATGCTCGCCGCCGCGTTCGAAGACCTCGAGGTCGCCGCCGCCATCAGCGATCGCATGATCGAGCGCGCCATCACCGACATGCGCGGGTGGCTCGACCGCGGCATCGACTTCCATCACGTCGCGGTGAACGCCTCGGCGGCGGAATTCCGGCGCGACAATTTCGCCGAGCGCATTCTCGAGAGCCTGCGACGCCACGCGATCCCCACCCGCTGCTTCCAGATCGAGGTCACCGAAACCGTGTTCCTCGGCCGCGGCGCCGAATACGTGCACCGGGCGCTGGCGCTGCTCAACACCCAGGGCGTGCGGATCGCGCTCGACGACTTCGGCACCGGCTATGCCTCGCTGCGCCACCTCAAGCAGTTCCCGGTCGACATCATCAAGATCGACCAGAGCTTCGTGCGCGACATGGAAATCGATCCGGGCGACGAGGCCATCGTGCGCGCCGTCATCAACCTCGGCCGCAGCCTCGGCATCCACGTCGTCGCCGAGGGGATCGAATCGCCTAGCCAGGCAGAGCGCCTGCTCTCGCTCGGCTGCGACTACGGCCAGGGCTTCCTGTTCTCCAAGGCCGTCCCCGCCAAGCGCGTGCCCGCGCTCGTCTCGCACTGGCAATCGGCCGGGTCGCAGAGCTGGAGCGCGTCCGCGCGCAAGGCGCTGCGGCTGGTCGCGGGCGGCCGCTGA
- a CDS encoding putative bifunctional diguanylate cyclase/phosphodiesterase, giving the protein MVGGPDTIAPDTGNSSDGRWLTGTVAMFAIAVFAYTGARILPLIAAGEHAASELRPHEITGFLLDIALVIFAWKRTTDLKQSFAERDAALSRAHDLAYIDEVTGLFNRRYLRERIAECQANGTRCALFLLDLDRFKRVNDLYGHAVGDAVLTIAAQRLREVSPPHASCVRLGGDEFAVFFAGSGIDRGELAAGAEAIIAALQAPVSVKGIIAVIGASIGIAMRTRSCQDSSELLKRADIAMYEAKRLGRNRHVFFDGAMECELILRNELEADIRRGVRAGEFVPYFQPILDLASEDVVGFEVLARWLHPEKGMLEPSEFIAVAEDTSMISDLSLMVMEKALEIAREWPGEYKIAVNVSPMQFTDPMIAQRILQVLTLTGFPAGRLELEISERCLLADLDAAMATIASLKNAGIAIAVDDFGKGYLSLTQLQAVPFDRIKIDHQFILALEQGGASNALVQAVATLGKGLKLPITVEGVETAAIRDRLAGLGCENAQGWLYSKALTAREVRTGFGFAAPHRSRDETEMPQDRVAAG; this is encoded by the coding sequence ATGGTCGGGGGACCGGATACGATCGCACCCGACACCGGGAATTCCAGCGACGGGCGCTGGCTCACGGGCACGGTCGCGATGTTTGCCATTGCCGTATTTGCCTACACGGGCGCGCGCATCCTGCCGCTGATCGCGGCCGGGGAGCACGCCGCGAGCGAACTGCGCCCGCACGAGATCACCGGCTTTCTGCTCGACATCGCGCTGGTCATCTTCGCCTGGAAGCGCACGACCGACCTGAAGCAGTCCTTTGCAGAGCGTGACGCGGCCCTGTCGCGAGCGCACGACCTGGCCTACATCGACGAGGTCACGGGCCTCTTCAACCGCCGCTACCTGCGCGAACGGATCGCCGAATGCCAGGCGAACGGGACGCGGTGCGCGCTGTTCCTTCTCGACCTCGATCGGTTCAAGCGCGTCAACGACCTGTACGGTCATGCTGTCGGCGATGCGGTGCTGACGATCGCGGCGCAGCGGCTGCGCGAGGTCAGCCCGCCGCACGCCAGCTGCGTGCGTCTCGGAGGCGACGAGTTCGCCGTGTTCTTCGCCGGCTCGGGCATCGACAGGGGCGAGCTTGCCGCCGGGGCCGAAGCGATCATCGCGGCGTTGCAGGCCCCGGTCAGCGTAAAGGGCATCATTGCAGTGATCGGCGCTTCGATCGGCATCGCCATGCGGACAAGGAGCTGCCAGGATTCCAGCGAGCTGCTCAAGCGTGCAGATATCGCCATGTACGAAGCCAAGCGGCTCGGGCGCAATCGCCACGTCTTCTTCGACGGCGCCATGGAGTGCGAGCTGATCCTGCGCAACGAGCTCGAGGCCGACATCCGTCGCGGCGTCCGGGCCGGCGAATTCGTGCCCTATTTTCAGCCGATCCTCGACCTGGCGAGCGAGGACGTGGTCGGGTTCGAAGTGCTGGCGCGCTGGCTCCATCCCGAAAAAGGCATGCTCGAGCCCAGCGAGTTCATCGCCGTGGCCGAAGACACCAGCATGATTTCCGACCTGTCGCTGATGGTCATGGAGAAGGCCCTCGAGATCGCCCGCGAATGGCCCGGCGAATACAAGATCGCGGTCAACGTATCGCCGATGCAGTTCACCGACCCGATGATCGCTCAGCGCATCCTGCAGGTACTGACGCTGACCGGCTTTCCGGCGGGGCGGCTGGAACTCGAGATCAGCGAACGGTGCCTGCTCGCCGACCTCGACGCGGCGATGGCGACGATCGCCAGCCTCAAGAACGCCGGGATCGCCATTGCGGTGGACGATTTCGGCAAAGGCTATTTGTCGCTCACGCAGTTGCAGGCGGTTCCGTTCGACCGCATCAAGATCGATCACCAGTTCATCCTGGCGCTGGAGCAGGGCGGGGCGAGCAATGCGTTGGTCCAGGCCGTGGCGACGCTGGGCAAGGGATTGAAACTGCCGATTACGGTCGAGGGCGTGGAGACGGCAGCCATTCGCGACCGCCTCGCCGGGCTGGGCTGCGAGAACGCGCAAGGCTGGCTCTACAGCAAGGCCCTCACCGCGCGCGAAGTGCGGACCGGGTTCGGTTTCGCCGCGCCGCACCGGAGCCGCGATGAGACGGAAATGCCGCAGGACAGGGTCGCAGCAGGCTGA
- a CDS encoding DUF6152 family protein, with amino-acid sequence MNHLTRIAAISAAALGLAGGSAALAHHSFAAEFDRNKPIKLEGSVVKFEWVNPHSWIHIKTANGQTWRVEGGAPSALLRRGWNRNSLPAGTKIIVQAFQARDGDTRASAAEISFPDGRELSLGNPTTEAVAAAAKRAEGN; translated from the coding sequence ATGAACCATTTGACCAGGATCGCCGCCATTTCCGCCGCCGCGCTCGGCCTCGCCGGGGGCAGCGCCGCGCTCGCCCACCACTCGTTCGCCGCCGAGTTCGACCGTAACAAGCCGATCAAGCTGGAAGGCTCGGTGGTCAAGTTCGAGTGGGTCAACCCGCACTCGTGGATCCACATCAAGACTGCCAACGGCCAGACCTGGCGCGTCGAGGGCGGCGCTCCCTCGGCGCTGCTGCGCCGCGGCTGGAACCGCAACTCGCTGCCCGCCGGCACCAAGATCATCGTCCAGGCCTTCCAGGCCCGCGACGGCGACACCCGGGCCAGCGCCGCGGAAATCAGCTTCCCCGACGGCCGCGAACTCTCGCTCGGCAACCCGACGACCGAAGCGGTCGCCGCCGCCGCCAAGCGCGCCGAAGGCAACTGA
- a CDS encoding outer membrane protein assembly factor BamD, with protein sequence MLRKLSSAHRAVILVSFSALALSGCSIFKGKNKGGDTAYVARDVESLYSEAKERLDKGDTKVAAALFDEVERQHPYSPWARRAQLMGAFTNYVRKDYDKAIEGAQRFLSIHPGNKDAPYAYYLIALSYYEQISDVDRDQRITQQALTALQEVQRRYPATRYAADARLKVDLVNDHLAGKEMEIGRFYENTGKWIAAQIRFMNVVKDYQTTSHAPEALYRLTETSLALGLPDEAKKYSAVLGANYPGSKWYDRAYALIEKKKPELIAGG encoded by the coding sequence ATGCTCCGCAAGCTTTCCAGCGCGCATCGCGCCGTAATCCTGGTGTCCTTCTCCGCGCTGGCGCTGTCCGGCTGCTCGATATTCAAGGGCAAGAACAAGGGCGGGGATACCGCCTATGTCGCGCGCGACGTGGAATCGCTTTATTCCGAAGCCAAGGAACGGCTCGACAAGGGCGACACCAAGGTCGCCGCGGCGCTGTTCGACGAAGTGGAGCGCCAGCATCCCTATTCGCCCTGGGCGCGCCGGGCCCAGTTGATGGGCGCGTTCACCAATTACGTGCGCAAGGATTACGACAAGGCAATCGAGGGCGCGCAGCGCTTCTTGTCGATCCATCCCGGCAACAAGGATGCACCTTACGCCTATTACCTGATCGCGCTCAGCTATTACGAACAGATCAGCGACGTCGATCGCGACCAGCGCATCACACAGCAGGCGCTGACCGCGCTCCAGGAAGTGCAGCGCCGCTATCCAGCGACCCGCTATGCCGCCGACGCGCGGCTCAAGGTCGACCTCGTCAACGACCACCTGGCGGGCAAGGAAATGGAGATCGGTCGGTTCTACGAGAACACCGGCAAGTGGATCGCGGCGCAGATCCGCTTCATGAACGTGGTCAAGGACTACCAGACCACCAGCCACGCGCCCGAGGCGCTATACCGCCTGACCGAGACGAGCCTGGCGCTCGGCCTGCCCGACGAAGCCAAGAAGTATTCCGCCGTGCTCGGCGCAAACTACCCCGGCAGCAAGTGGTACGACCGCGCCTACGCGCTGATCGAGAAGAAGAAGCCCGAGCTGATCGCCGGGGGCTAG
- a CDS encoding methyltransferase, with protein MSALPPTVDDREIWDTWLSMFKLPILNTALAVGLFPAISDRGLTTDDLAAELKVDARALAMHLAALCAMGYVEKRLGTWRATSLARTWFHPEGQGNWSHFFDAMDRNEHLRGRLLESLRTGKRPESGTDRRPAGWEDGTMPQEVAENIARFMQAHSQAPALGAARMPVWGEVEHLMDVGCGSGVYGIEIARAHPHLTVTLMDLKEVAHEAGKYVARAGVGERVGTASVNMFTEEWPSGPDAHFFSNVFHDWSDATCLDLARRSFAALPSGGRIFLNEILMHDDYTGPYHAAAFSLLMLTGTLGKQYSLAEFAAILEAAGFTEVAAQRTGGGYYSLVSARKP; from the coding sequence ATGAGCGCACTGCCGCCGACCGTCGACGACCGCGAGATCTGGGACACCTGGCTGTCCATGTTCAAGCTGCCGATTCTCAACACCGCGCTGGCGGTGGGGCTGTTCCCGGCGATTTCCGACAGGGGCCTGACGACCGACGACCTCGCGGCCGAGCTCAAGGTCGACGCCCGCGCTCTCGCCATGCACCTCGCCGCGCTGTGCGCCATGGGCTACGTCGAGAAGCGGCTCGGCACGTGGCGGGCGACGAGCCTGGCGCGGACCTGGTTCCACCCCGAGGGCCAGGGCAACTGGAGCCACTTCTTCGACGCCATGGACCGCAACGAGCACCTTCGCGGCCGCCTGCTCGAATCGCTGCGCACCGGCAAGCGGCCCGAGAGCGGCACCGACCGGCGCCCCGCCGGGTGGGAAGACGGCACGATGCCGCAGGAGGTGGCCGAGAACATCGCCCGCTTCATGCAGGCGCACAGCCAGGCCCCCGCGCTCGGCGCCGCGCGCATGCCGGTGTGGGGCGAGGTCGAGCACCTGATGGACGTGGGCTGCGGCAGCGGGGTCTACGGCATCGAGATCGCCAGGGCCCACCCGCACCTCACGGTCACGCTGATGGACCTCAAGGAGGTCGCGCACGAGGCCGGCAAGTACGTCGCCAGGGCCGGCGTCGGCGAGCGGGTCGGCACGGCCAGCGTCAACATGTTCACCGAGGAATGGCCCTCCGGCCCCGACGCGCACTTCTTCTCCAACGTGTTCCACGACTGGAGCGACGCGACCTGCCTCGACCTCGCCAGACGCAGCTTCGCGGCGCTGCCCTCGGGCGGGCGGATCTTCCTCAACGAGATCCTCATGCACGACGATTACACCGGCCCCTACCACGCCGCCGCGTTCAGCCTGCTCATGCTCACCGGCACGCTCGGCAAGCAGTACAGCCTCGCCGAATTCGCCGCGATCCTCGAAGCCGCCGGCTTCACCGAGGTCGCCGCGCAGCGCACCGGCGGCGGCTATTACAGCCTCGTTTCCGCCCGCAAACCGTAG